Part of the Spinacia oleracea cultivar Varoflay chromosome 5, BTI_SOV_V1, whole genome shotgun sequence genome, tagctttttttatttttatttttattttttacttttaacTTATAGAATTAAGGAAAATTTCCCAAAAACCTATGTTCTTCCAGCAAAACCTTTTTAACTATTAGGTTATTATAATTCCATTTTGGGTGTACGTTCAAAGCAGTGATAACCTTTGGGTAATAACTCAAACGTAGGAGTAAGAGCATTTGCGTGGTAACTTTCAATCTTTCATTAAAGTCAAAGAGCAATTCTATTATTAGAAATCTGATCCTATCCTAATGCAGATTGTTGTCTGCTTGATAATGAAGCACTTAAGCTTCTGATCACATGAAAGAGCATTGAAACTAAGAGCAGAATGCTTGTTTTGATCATAAGATGGACTGCATTGACACATTGTCACACCTCGGACACTGACTGCGCTCTCTTCTACAATGAAAAGTATCCTATTGATGTTTCGCGTTTTGTTTTCCACCACAATATAGCCATCTCCAAGTATTTGGAGGTTTTATGTTACAGTCACAACACGCCCTAGGGCAAAACTTTGAACTAAACTTTCATATATTTCTCCAAAGTATATACTGAACTGTATTTTAATGGTTCAGGGACTGAAGTATACATGAACAGTGTCATCTCTATAATATGATTGAACTAGAATTCAAAGTTTTATCATAAAATGTGGTGTATTTATAAGCAAATAAAACGATCATTCAACTTCAAACAACAATATGCATGACAGTAGGACAAATTTATCAGAAGGTAATATTAATATGGATATATAATTGGAACTTGTGGACAATTCTTTATATATTATTCCCAAAATTGATTTAACTCTAAAAACATCTGAACTTTGGAGTCATATTCTTACAATAATGTCCATTGAAATTTAACACTTACAAATTGTGCCGGAAAGTATCTAAAAATACAATTCTTAATTGAATAAATTAAGATTATTATGGGAATATGACCTCCAAAGTTTGGTCTACTGTAAGTTAATCCAAAGATGGAACTAATAATGTATGTACTATGTAGGCGGTGGTGATTTATTTGTCGACTTGATTGAGCTTGCCGAGGCCATTGCAGTTAGCACATACAATTTGAGCTAAATCCTTGCGAGCTGCATTTGCCCTCAGCGCGCCACCACCTGATTTCCTTACAAAACCAGCACCATCGCATTCTGGGCAACTATTATTAATACACATATTTATGAGTTATATATAGTATTTGCGAATGTAtaataaacaaaaattaaagggaTGGGAAGAAATCATACGTATCCTTGCGGGAAAAGATGATGGGAAAGGCAGTACCAAGCAGAGCAACTACAGCAGCACCAGCAATCAAATAAGTGGTGCTATCAGATGATAAATCTCCTGATACCGCCTTCACTGTAAACCTCTTCTTCTGAGGAGGACACTGGACCACCCATGAATTtcttgctgctgctgttggTTGTGATGGTTTCAATGGATTTATCAGAAATTGGGATTTGAAGGAAGTCATGGATGCCATTTAGCTTACAACTTTTCAGGGGATTTTTGGTAAGGTAAAGCCAATGAAAGGGTGTGCTTAAATTAGCAGGATGCTAGTTTAGTGGATAAGAGGCCACGTCACAGATTTCATACTCTCCTGTAACTACTTGGATAAGGTTCTTATGTCCCACTTTCACTCATCTGTCATCTGTCATCTGTGGAGGAAGTATCAGTTCTAAGCTTGGTTAAGACAACTTTGGCCAGGTCAATCTTTtctattccaagttcaaaacaaaacaaaagcaaAATAATAATCTATATTCTGTTAGAAGACAGGGATTGGTTTTGGATGGAAAATCCTTGATAATGAAACCCAGATTATCCAATCTGAATCTGAAACAACTCCCTCATATCGAATTTATTCTTCGAGTTCCCTTTTTTACAGTTTCGAAATATTCCTTATCAAATTATACAACAAAGAGGATATCATATTATGCAAGGTTTTTCTACTTGGATTCCTTTCTTTTTGTATGAAGAAACACTTCCATTGATTGCTATTTCAGATTCTAAATACACCAATATATTACAATTTTCTTGTGTTACAAAACAATTGTGTGATACAAAATAATTGATGAATCCTATCATCCTAAATGATGGAGCTGAGGCTTCAGCTGGGTTTGATGATCTCCAGTTGTGTACCAAAAGATCAGCCACTGACAGTTTCTTTATCTCTCGAAAATCCAGTATTCCGTAACTCCGGATCTGAAGTTTTTACTGACGACTATCCACATCAAATAATCATTTTACCTTTATGAAGTATGTTCACTAATCTGTAGTGGCAGCCTCAAACTTGCATTTACACAGACATGAGAACCATTGAACTGTGTTTGCTACCACTGCAGCTGCGCGTAAAACAATCAAACTGGAAGAAGGAACTGTATGAGCTCTCAGGACCACCATGTAAACTGAATGGCTTTGCTTCATAGCTAAAATTATTGCAATTCTTTTCATTCAGATGATGGTTCAGTAAGCTTATCATATGCCGTAGGGAAGCGTAAACCTGAACCAATGTGGCCTGAGGTAGGGCATATCCACCTCAAGACATTTGGACCAAGGACCTAATAAAGAGGAATCAACCAGACAAGTAATTAGAGAAAACAATATTATCAAGAAAAAATAGATTTGCTTAAGAAATGGAAAAATAGTCTTTTAGGAAAAgcaaagaaaaaagaaactGGCAGTTAAAAAtcttatttatcaaaaaaaaataataagaagaaaCAACGCACCTTCTTGGCGAATTTTTAATACTAACCCAGACTTTGTTAAGAACTggaataggggtattttatgaatttctgaaagtcgaggggcatttggtgaatttcgccaaaattcgggggtatttcatgaaaaatccgtactTTTTAATTCATTTCTTTTAACTTTTTAAGCATGAAGtaacaatcaataataatagaataaataacaaaaaaaaattaaccccAACAATCCAGGAGCCATGGAGAAAGTTAAATGCCCCCTATGAATCTATCAATCATCTCAAATGCCTAAGTCAGAACTTGTGCGACTATCCTTACATGCCCTCTATAAGTCTGAAAATCTTAAGATTTAAAGCATTATAGTATTAGTATGAAGCTTTATATGGTCATTACTTTACTCATCTGCCTTTATGAGTTTAAGGGATTTATGTTTTCTTCCCTCAACCCTAGTTCTGCAGAGGGAGTCTCTATGTATACGCTATAATCTCAGAAGTCAGACAACTCCCTCAAGTACAGTCACACAGCCACTATCCTAAGTTACTAGTCTTAGAAAATACTTAACTACGCTGAATCACGCATATATCGTTCCGCCATTAGATTGTGTCACTGTAAAATTACCTAAAAACCATATCAAGCCAATGTAAATATGGCTAAAGCATATGCATTCCATAAGAACATATCTACATTATATTATCTTAAAAACATTTCAAAGGCAGCACCATAATGGCAACAATTAATTACAATCTCACAAAGCCACCAAGCATCAATATCTCACTAGGTGTGAGATAAACTAACAATCTATGATATGGGGCCTTTTTGCTCATAGGATACCGGGCCGATACCCATAAAGCCTACAAATATAAACATAGATTTCAAGAATACTCTAAGGCCCCAAACAACTGCAAACAATCTTTCAATTCCTTTTTTCTGCCTTCCACAGTTCCACGTCACAGAAGGTTTTAGCAAGTCCAAAAACTGAAGAAAGATTACAAGCTAGCAAGTACTTATGGTTTCATTTAGTGTTGACAGTGTGCTAATGAAGAATATTACTAAAAGTTGAACTATTATGTAAAGAGTAAATAGAGGACTGGGTTTGACAAAATAGCCTCTACAGTGTTCACCTTTCCCATATTTCATAAGCTACTGTTAGTCTTAATTACTTTATCAATACTAGAATATCCGGTACCCCAACTTGTCCAAAGAGTATTTTGTGTCAGCCCAATCTGACCTCGGACAGTCAAAATGAGTCTGGGAAGGGATTGACGAATACAAAGCTTGGATCTTGGCCTTTGTTGCcagtgaaaataaattaatgtgTACATTATACCTTGAGGCCTCAAATGATTTAAAATCTATCCTGAAAAGTTGCAAACAAGAACACTCAAATCCATGCTCACATCTGATCCTTAACCACGAGCCCAAGAAACAGACTAAAAGCCTTCTCCCAGAACACTTTTTTCTGTTTCTTTATTTACTTATAAAAAAGTTCAAAGAATACTAAAAATATCAGTCAAGTTTAAATTAGTAAGAAATTCAGTAAAATACTCTACTATATTTAGAAAACATCAATAATAAAGATGAAGAGATAAGTTCAAATGTTTACTACACAAGAAATTGCTAAATTATACAAGTCTTATAATCTACAACAGAAAGCTAGAGCTCATAGCCCAAATCATACACATGAGGGTATTTTTGCACCTAGATCATAAAGAGGCTCGCCCAAATCATATGCATGAGGGTATTTTGTGCACCTGGATCATAAGGAGGCTCACAGCCCAAATCAAATTGTAGGAACTTACCGAAGTTAAGTTGTCAAAAGCACCTAGATCATAAGGATGTATGTACACTTCTCCTCCCTTCTCCGCAAGCCACATAGCTCTGACTCCTTCATAATACTGAATTGTATATACACAATAAAATGTAAGACCATTCGGCAACTAAACAATAGAGAAGATGTTAATATATCTATATGATGGATGCAAACCTCAATAGTAGTCTTATTTCGTAGAGTGAGATAGATATGCCAACCAAGGAGAACGCCAAGTGCTATAGTTAAAGGGAATATAAGTAGACATGATACCACCTGTGAAGAAAaacaaaagtaaacaaaaaaaatcccaCATGGGTTCCAAACAAGACAAATACACATCTTAgatcctagaaaataaaataattttgaaacacAACAGTTACCCcaaataaaatggtaaagagAATGAAAAATGCAGTGGAAGTTTTACATATACAGTTCTTGATGATCCTTCATTCTGCTGTTCATCCTTTACAGTGTCGCTAACTATACTACCCAGAAGCAATACCTGAAAAATGCAAAGGGATAAGTATCACAACTATACTTTTGAACATTTTTTCCTTCTGCAGCGCTCCAAAAAAAAAGGGTAAACAAATTAGCCCTAGTGATATACAGATGATAAAACATGAACGTACCCCAGAGTGTATGCATGCTATTACAGCATAGAGGACAAAGACAAAGAAGGCCTTATAGTTTGTGTGGCCTACACAATTATTTATCCAGATACAGTGGTGGTCCTGCCATTCATAAAAGCAGAATTTCAATGCATATCCAGTATCCCCGATAATATGTTCAAGAAGACGCAAGAACAAAAGATGCATACCATACGCAGAACACATCTTTTGCAAACTCTACAATGATGTGCACGGGGAGGCTTGTAATGGGAGCACTTCTGACAGTATCTTAAATCACCACTCTGCAATAAGAATCCATACATGAATAAGCACAAGAAAACCCTTTAGAAATGGCATGAAAGTtgaaactattaatttgatcaTGTCAAGCGTAATCTTCAAGTAACAGATCGATAAAGATCTAGAAATTTCTTTTAGAACTTTTTTCATTTAACTAGCTCAAATAAGAAGTTTATAGCAACATGTTCATGATGGTAGAATGGAAAATTGGCAATTGCTAATGAACACAACAAAAAGACTCAACAGCTTAAAAGAACAATacataaaaagaaaagaaaaagccTAATTGGAATTATTCTTTGCTCGGGGGATGGGTGGGGGATTAACTACTTTCAAGATTACTTTGTTGTCACAGATAATGATAGATGTTTTGCAAAACAAGTTCGTACAGATCTTAGTGGATCAGATTCTGAATGAGAAAATTTTCACAGTTATTCGGGATAATTTCTTTCAGAATACTGAATAAATTAGAAGTTAGAACAGAAGAGGACCAAAAAAGTTAGTTAAAAAACATTTGTGTGTAAGTCATGTCGCACAGCTTCAAGTAATACCCTGACAAAGGCCCCACAGAACAGCTTCAAAGGAAGCTACTAAAAGGATTTATGGACATACGCCTATTTCTAAAATCCTACATTTCCTCTTGAACCACAAAACTTAAAGGATGTGCAAGCAAGCAACTCATCCGTGAGCTTTCCTCCTATTTCAAGATTTTAACCCAAAGAAGCTAACGTAATTGTCAGTTAATGCGGTGATTAGATTGCAAGCAAGCCCACAGCATACAGAATCTATAACAATTCATTCAGAAGTAAAAAACAAGCGGCTTCTTGTTTAACCATTATTTAAGAGGTAATACACTTTGTAGAGGAAGTTGCGCTTTTCTCATAAGCACTAAGCCCCTCCAGGCAGCCAATCTGCATATAATTTTGAGTAATTTTGAACCTTCTTCAGCGAACACAAGAGTCTGTTATCTTTCTATAGCACTAACAAGCTAGAATCAGCATCAAGAGAAAATTAGACAAGATACAGGCCGTCTGCAAATGTTTGCAAAATCGAGCTGAAGTAGAAATGACCAAGAATCTCTCAGCCAACCTCAGCCATCCAAGAAATTCACTATCATCCAGCCTCAAAACTCAAAAGACTACGGACAGACAATAAATATCTAGCCTGAACCACTCACAAAACCTAAAGGTTCCTCCGAAAATAGAAATTCCATAAAAACATTGTCTTCTCTAATTGAGATGCCCAAAACTCAGAAATGTATAAAATGGAGAGACAAAATATGTTAGCGGGTTGCCAAAAGTCTTTTTAGTTACATTTCCAACTCCATAATACTATAATAGGAAGAAGGGAAAGGAAATAAGATATATGAGGTTAAAGGCCAGGATACCTAAATGGATACCCAAAACTTCCTGCTTTTGTCACTCAACAGTCAGCACCAACAAAATTCAGGATGACAAGGGATCACCAAGCCACCTCCGCCACCAAGAAGATATCCTTAGATTAAGAAATTCCAAGAGCCAAGCCCCCTCTCTATTTGAATTTATAAACTAAGTCCCAGTGCACAAGTTGGTCCCTCTTCTTCCAACCCAccaaagattaaaaaaaaaaggcccTTAAAATCCGCTCCAAACTCTTAGCAAGATCCCCATTTGATCCTAGAAAGAGACCTCTTGAAGCTTTCACCTCTAGGAAAAACAAGGCAAGCGAGCACAAGACTGTTGTCTATAGCTGCAGAAACACATCTACCAAAGAAGTATGCATGTTAACCATTGCTATACTGAACTTCCCAAAATTAATCCAAAGCCTTAAAAAGAAGTGAGGAAAAATAACAACCATTTTTAAACTTACAATAGGTGGTCAGAGAGGAATGTAATAGGCTAATAGCATCATCAGAAAATATCAATGATGAACAGTGAACACCTTCCCCACTGACCTAAAAGGCTAAAACCCTCAAAAGCATCATCTTTAATAAGATACATCAAAGGATTGACTACCTAAAGAAAAGGAAATTGGAAAGGATCATTTAAACCCAAACATGATGCATACTcaccaaaagaacaaaaacatgTCAACAAACAATAACCTGAATCCAACTAATTATCTGGGCTAAAAACATCAACTATGAACTCTTATCATATTGTTCGAGAAAAGTCCAACTCCCTCAGTTAGATGCCGACAAATCATTAAAACACAAATCCGGTAGACCATCAGAAAAGGAGTAATCAGAACTGTATCAGTTGCAATATACAAAACATCAACAAAACTACTATCATCACAGGTAACTAGTACCTGCAGTAGTAATAGTGACTAGTGAGTCaccaaaatcaaaatattaaatgTAGAAACTAACCGAAACAAGAAGGTTAGGCACATAAAGATAACAAGATAAGGGAGCTGACAAGATGAGGGCTGGTAATACTTTAAAGAGATTTATCATTGTTTCAGCATTATTCCAGACACGGTATTAAACAGGCAGCGGTATGAAAATGCATTAAATAATCAGTTATCATGAAGGGAAAAGGTTCTGAAATTGCCAAACTAGTCCACTTTTAAAGCCAATGTTGCTAGGTTATCCCTTATTACTACAACATACCCACTCAAACTCCTACGATCGACCTGCTACTTCATATTTAACACAATCTTTTTCAAAATGAGAATTTGAAACAAATTTCTATTCAAATTGTTAAGAGATCCCCATTACCAGCAATGAAAAATAGAGGTGAGCGACTGAGCGTTTGAAGATCAGTGATAATTTTGAagtcaaaaaagaaaattaattaaGCTTTCTTGGGGGAAGTGAAAATAACACGACTCCAATTTCAGGATTGGAAAAAGTATCAGATGTAGAATAATCTTTCTTTCTGCTGagaaatttaaaaagaaaaattaacagTTTCAACAGAGGAAAATATTATAGGTGGACAAAAAAAGAGTGAGCCAAATGCAACTCTCCAAAGTTCAGAGCCAAATGCAAGGAATTATTCATCCTTTTTTAATTCACTTCGGAAGATGGAGTTTGTTGTAAAATTTCCTTGTTTGGCTCTGAACTTTGGGAGAATTTGCAAAGACATTCACTCTTTCTCCACCATCTGTAGTATTTTCCATTTATGAAAAATGGATTTTCTTCAATATCTCATCTAAAAGAAAGACATGCAATCTTTAAATGCAGAAGGAAAATTCGGTAGAAGATTGTTTGGAAGGAAGGAAGTCTAGGAGATATTTCATGGCTGGAACCAAATGATAATAGAGGGGAAAGTACGATAGGAGCCAAAACATTGTTGGGGATTGTTTTCAGCTTCTGGGAAGTGGAATGTGAAATAGAGAGTAGATAAACTTTGCAAATCTTCTTTGCGTCCACTTGGGAAGATGAAGGTTATTTCCCTGCATTCGGCTCTACACATTGGAGAGTAGCCAAAACCCTGGCTCTTTCTTCTCTATTCTATATTTTCCATTTTTAAAACTCGTGTTGTTTTCTGCAATTCTCATCAAAAATAAAGATTGTTCTAAATTTGAaactttttaaaaattttatttttgaaattggAATTATTTTCATCACTTACTCAAGAGAAAGTATAATAGTTTTGCctactttaacttcaaaattatCCTTAAACTTCGAATGTTTCTCTGTTTTTCATTGTTAGTAATGGGAATATCTTTATCCTTCAATTATTCATTTGAAAAAGACTGTTTTGCATCTTTAAACTTCAAAATTATCCTTAATCTACAAAGGCTCACCTCTATTTTTCTTAATCTTCAAAAGCTCAACTCTTTACCATAGGTATTCCAAGCACAAGTAGAGAGGTGTTGGGGAGAAAAAACCCTATCCCTTCCCTAGCGTATCATTTTGCTAGCGTCTTGTAATTCCCTTCTTTTTTCATTTAAGAGATCCCCATGTTTGTTTGTCACAAACGTTGATCTTAAATCCTTTTCCTGATTTGTGACTTCCCCTTTCATAACTAAGAAATTGACATGAAAATTCATGTCTGCACATAATAATGCCAATTATGTTGTCCCAAAGTTAGCTCAACTATGGGGAAATATTTTCTTAAATTGATCTCATGTAACTTCTAAAAGTAGACAATCAATTACTCCAAATGTCCCATAATACACTTTCATTTTTCATGTCTTGATTTAGTTTCGACACTTGCTTTTTGGCGTGGGATCATCAAACCCCATTATCTTAATTAATTCCTACTTCTCTTTTTGGACCCACTATCTTCTTCACACTactcttttattttaaaacattATAAATGGCCCACTATCTCCCATCAAATTTACTCTTCTActgaaataaaaatagataagcCAACTAAAACTTGTCGCCTAtaactagacctgtcaaacgggtcggtcgggtcgggttgtaaaaaattattttcgggttcgggttgaatcgggtcggtcattttcgggttcgggtttacaaatgcttgttcaagacccagaactttcgggttcgggtcgacccaacgggttgagagattttaaaacgcgcattatattttcattaatttaggtgataaatatacaaagtattagcagaaattaacaaattttcccacacaagtttatatttagtcaaattcaactataaaatgacgtataagtataaataaaatcatattacacacaacaatagtaaaaacaacgtgcttattatgcttaaattttctcataatctcattttttagtataaatacaatgattttcaatcggtcgggtccaaaacgggttcgatcgggttttgacccattacttttcgggttgctcgggttcggataaaatcgggttacgggtcacaaaatcttgttcaggacccagtattttcgggtcgggttcgggtcggttttcgggtcgggtcgatttttgacaggtctacctaTAACTATTTGCATTGATAAATGTTCAAACTAATGTGGGGCCGGaagtattttaaaaaaaaattaaaaaatcatgGTTCTCTGTAAAGCCAATTAGAAGCAGCAGCCATTTCCCTTCTCTCTGCCACCACTGCCCATTTTTATCTACACTCatcttttcaaagttcaatctcCTATTAAGACCCAATTTTCTCTTCTTTCCCCCTCTCTTCTCTGAATCAAATCAGATTCTGTCAACTTTATATTTTCCATATGTGGCAGTCAATTATAAAGAGTAATATTAGCGAAAGATGCACTTTGCATTGAGGCCTTTCATTGTCTAATAATAACAGTTGTTTAGGCAAATCTGATGATAAGGATTTGGAGGCAGGAGGACGAATCAAGAAGGGTTTTCAATACGAAGTATTtggtttttaaaaaataaaatgccCAATCACAGCTCGACATTGCATCACTTGACTTTCCAAATCGTTTCTTCAGGAACTCACTCATTTTGGGAGTGCATAACCCATGGTAAGGATTATTTTATTATCACTCCTAAGTAGGATTTTTACAAGGAGACCACCAACTGTTGGGATAACTCTTGTCCATTTTTCCAAATATTAAGAAGCCCACAAAGTACAGATGACAAACAAGTTAATGTTCATCGAAAGGACAACATATCATATTATCATGACCGTGCTCTATCCTGAAGATCAACCACAAATTGACAGTACAGAGCTTATATCTAAAATAGTTATAAGCCAACAAACACAAAATGGGTTTTGAGTCCTTTTAGCAGATTTGTACTTGTGAATGGTGGAAGCTGACAGATTTCTTACTGACATTCATCTGCACATTTACTTGATTCTACAATTTACATGTCATAACTAATCATAGTTATAAAGCCCACATACGACAACAAACGAAAGGCTCTTAAAAACATTGTGTGGAAGAGGTAATCAAGTCCAGCAGTAAGAAACtcaaaattactttaaatgcAAGCATAATTAACAATTTGTCACGCCCTGATCAAGTTTTCACTGTCAATGCTGCAGTGGCTGACTCTTTAAGGTATGTGGACTGCGAACTAATAAGTAACTTTACGAAATTTAAGTTCTCATGAACAAAGTTACCAAGTGTTTACTTGGATCTCCTACCGCCGTGTGATGAATGTAATAAGGTATAATTCAAGTCAGTGAATAGTCACAAGATTTAAGCCATTACAAAATATACAAAGAAAGAAAACATATAACAAAATTAAAGAAGTAGCAAAAGTGCAAAACTGGGTGCAACGGTGAAGAATGATTGGAGAAATATGATAAGGAATTCCAACAAAACACTCTATTTCAAGATCTTTTACTTAATTACTACGAAAAAAGCATAATGACATGGATATACTAAACTTTCTGTCTAGTTATTTGGAAGTTCCATGCATAAGACGATCGAGAGTTCAGGGAAAGCAGATGGAAATTTCAATGGTATTGAATATTCcattagaaaaaataaataatccataATCACTGAGGGTGATTTCCTATCACGAAAGATTGTCAAAACACAATGAGATGAAAAAAGGAATTGCTTCAAGAACCAGCACCCTCACGAGCCCAAAGAGGTGTAATTATTCACGGAGTATTTCCTACAACCCTATAACAAATCGAGTTTAAGTGAAAAGTGTGCATCAATTGATTAACAATAGAATATCTCTCCAGGGTTTAACTTAACTGGGCACTGTTACAAGTCAAAAGGCCCAAAAATGGGATACCTCACCTTATTAACATAACAGGACATGCCATGTGAAGCCAATTATAAAATCCTTGGAAGAAGAAAATGAATTCAAATATAAAGGGCTAACATGGATGTATCCATTGGGCACTGTCCTTAATTCATGAAATCTACAATATTCTTAAACCATACGAACCTCGCCGCTACACCTTTCCAAAAGCAGTGTTCTATGGAAGGCATGGAGTCAGATAACAGTCTAGAATGTGTAATATCCCCAACCACCAAGTTAAGGAAATAATAACGTCTAGCTTCTAGCCTAACCATTCACAAAAGAAGACTCAGTTCTAAAGCTCCAATGATAGAACAACCTATGTTCTTGGTCAACCACAACCTCTGAAggcatttttccaaaaaaggtTAGTACATGAGCTCATATACACAGATTATCCTTGCCGTAACAGACCATTTACCTCCTGGTTCCCACCTTTCCTGTCAAAAATAATATGGAACTTGGCTGAACAGTTTGTTCGCTAACAGGAGAATAAAAGTGAACCACCTAAAATCATCCATGACCGCGTAACTAAAGGAGTCTTTCATCAAGTATTCTAGGTAATTGTCTTTACTGGCCTCTTAGCTCGGACGCGGAACCTACCAATATTTACTCCCTATTCTGCAAGTGCAACTCAAAACTAATAAGGCTTGAATCCCTTAACTTTAGAATTGCCATGTGGTTAGGCCGTTGGACAGAATGGACACAAGCTGATGGCATGGGCAAAGGATAAATGGACAAGGTGAAGAACTTCTCAATAGAAGAACCCAACAAGCTAGTGGCCTACACAATTATAGTGTAGACCAGCGAGGCAGCAAAAGCATC contains:
- the LOC110796225 gene encoding uncharacterized protein, which gives rise to MASMTSFKSQFLINPLKPSQPTAAARNSWVVQCPPQKKRFTVKAVSGDLSSDSTTYLIAGAAVVALLGTAFPIIFSRKDTCPECDGAGFVRKSGGGALRANAARKDLAQIVCANCNGLGKLNQVDK
- the LOC110796224 gene encoding probable protein S-acyltransferase 16 isoform X1, producing the protein MSKKKCKVTLPVAMVVSAICYIYYATIFVFIDRWFGLFSSPGLMNAAVFTAIATICTFTYAIAIVRDPGRVPSSFTPDIEDSHNSIQEVKRKGITWSDSKSGDLRYCQKCSHYKPPRAHHCRVCKRCVLRMDHHCIWINNCVGHTNYKAFFVFVLYAVIACIHSGVLLLGSIVSDTVKDEQQNEGSSRTVYVVSCLLIFPLTIALGVLLGWHIYLTLRNKTTIEYYEGVRAMWLAEKGGEVYIHPYDLGAFDNLTSVLGPNVLRWICPTSGHIGSGLRFPTAYDKLTEPSSE
- the LOC110796224 gene encoding probable protein S-acyltransferase 16 isoform X2 yields the protein MSKKKCKVTLPVAMVVSAICYIYYATIFVFIDRWFGLFSSPGLMNAAVFTAIATICTFTYAIAIVRDPGRVPSSFTPDIEDSHNSIQEVKRKSGDLRYCQKCSHYKPPRAHHCRVCKRCVLRMDHHCIWINNCVGHTNYKAFFVFVLYAVIACIHSGVLLLGSIVSDTVKDEQQNEGSSRTVYVVSCLLIFPLTIALGVLLGWHIYLTLRNKTTIEYYEGVRAMWLAEKGGEVYIHPYDLGAFDNLTSVLGPNVLRWICPTSGHIGSGLRFPTAYDKLTEPSSE